The Fusobacterium sp. JB019 genome contains a region encoding:
- a CDS encoding GDP-mannose 4,6-dehydratase: MNKKYLITGAAGFIGYYLSKKLLEKGKLVIGIDNINDYYDINLKHTRLGILNKFENFKFIKEDISNKEEILEIFKNEKPNIVVNLAAQAGVRYSIENPDAYIKSNIEGFFNILEACRYYSVEHLVYASSSSVYGNNKKVPFEESDNVDSPVSLYAATKKSNELMASTYSHLYKIPATGLRFFTVYGPMGRPDMAYFGFTDKYFNNEEIHIYNNGDFEHDLYRDFTYVDDIVEGIEKLIDKGPNIKELHRVFNIGNNNPEKLMTFILTLEKCLSKSLNKNIEFEKIYEAIKLGDVPKTYASTDKLQNEIGFKPKTSIEEGLQKFTDWYVMYYRK; the protein is encoded by the coding sequence ATGAATAAAAAATATTTAATAACAGGGGCAGCTGGCTTTATAGGATATTATTTATCTAAAAAATTATTAGAAAAAGGAAAATTAGTAATTGGAATAGATAATATCAATGATTACTATGATATTAACCTAAAACATACAAGACTGGGTATTTTAAATAAATTTGAAAATTTTAAATTTATAAAGGAAGATATTTCAAATAAAGAAGAAATATTAGAAATATTTAAAAATGAAAAACCAAATATAGTTGTAAATCTTGCAGCTCAAGCGGGAGTAAGATATTCAATAGAAAATCCTGATGCATATATAAAAAGTAATATAGAAGGATTCTTTAATATATTAGAGGCTTGTAGATATTATTCAGTTGAGCATTTAGTTTACGCCTCATCAAGTTCTGTATATGGAAATAATAAGAAAGTGCCATTTGAAGAAAGTGATAATGTGGATAGTCCAGTATCATTATATGCAGCTACTAAAAAGTCAAATGAATTAATGGCAAGTACTTATAGTCATTTATATAAAATACCAGCAACAGGACTTAGATTCTTTACAGTGTATGGTCCAATGGGAAGACCTGATATGGCTTATTTTGGATTCACTGATAAATATTTTAATAATGAAGAAATTCACATATATAATAATGGTGATTTTGAGCATGATCTTTATAGGGATTTCACATATGTAGATGATATAGTGGAAGGAATAGAAAAATTAATAGATAAAGGTCCCAATATTAAAGAACTTCATAGAGTATTTAATATAGGAAATAATAATCCAGAGAAATTAATGACATTTATATTAACTTTAGAAAAATGCTTAAGTAAGTCTTTAAATAAAAACATAGAATTTGAGAAAATATATGAGGCAATAAAGTTAGGAGACGTTCCAAAAACCTATGCATCGACAGATAAATTGCAAAATGAAATAGGATTTAAACCAAAAACAAGTATAGAAGAAGGATTACAAAAATTTACAGATTGGTATGTGATGTATTATAGAAAATAA